ATGCCCGCCGATAAACGATGTGAGCAGCAGGGAGATAACAAAAAAGCCCCATACGATGGCCCGGACCCGGGTGCCAGTAAAGGAAAGAATAGCCAGAGTCAGGCGGGCAGCCAGCCCCTGCCGGACAATGGCCACCGCCAGCATGAGGGAGCCCATAATGAAGAAAACGGCGTCACTCATATAAGATTGGGCAACCTCGGAAGGACCCGCAATGGCGAAGGTCACCTGCAACACGGCAACTAACAGGGCAATTCCCGGCAAGGGCACCGCCTCACTGATGATCAGGATTACCACCACAATGGCGATAATCAGGGTCCGATAGCCATCCTTGGAGATACCGTCAGGATAGGGGAGGTGGTAGAGAGCAGTGCCCAGAGCAATGGCAAAGAGCAGCCAGCGTTTCTGGTAAATCCAATATAGAAACGCCTTTAGCATGACGGCTTGATAAAATGCGGCACCATCGGAATGGGGCTAAAATTAATACCTGTGGCCCTTTAATGCGGTATACTCATTTGCCACCGGTCCAGGACAGTCCCTCATAGGCAAACCAGTGGGAAAGGGAGGTCCCTAGAATTTCGCACCCGATTCTTCACCCTGAAGCGGGATCATAGAGATAGCCAGGAATCCAGCAGGAACTATTACCTACTCGCGGAAAGGTATCCGCCGACCGGAAGGTGGGACAGCGGGGAATCGGTCAGCTGATAGATCAGTTCAGGAAAATATCGTCATCCGGGCGATAGGGACGAGTATCCAGGCCGGTGTGTACCTGGCATTCATCCGGAGGCTCGGTGCCCTCCAGGAAGATCTCCTTTTCCCTGGGGCAGTACTTGGTGGGGCGGTCCTTGGTTACCTGGCAAACGTCCATCACTACTACCCCATCGGGCATCGGCCAATCGACCAACGGCAGGTCAAAGGTTTGATAAATTTCCTTCATGATACGAGCCCAGATAGGTAAGGCAGCGATATTACCATAGCGCTCTTCACCCAGGCTCACCCGGGGATCGTCCACCCCCACCCAAACGCCGGCTGTCAGCTGGGGCGTAAAGCCGACGAACCAGGCATCGGTCCAGTGATCGGTAGTGCCGGTCTTGCCAGCGGCGGGACGGTTGAAATCGTACATCCAGCGGATGCGGGCACCAGTGCCACCATCAATCACACCCTTCATCAAGTCCAGCAGGATATAGGCCTTGTCTTCGTGGATGATCTCCTTGCGCTCGGGGATGAACTCCCGCAGAATCTTGCCCCGGCGGTCGACCACCTTGGTTACGGCAATGGGCTCTACCCAGACACCCCGGTTGGCCACGGCGGCATAGGCGGCTGTGATATCGATCGGCAGGACTTCGCTGGTTCCCAGGGAAATGGCCCGTACGGCGCGCATCGGTGTCGTGATCTGGAGCTGTTTGGCCATGTCCACTACCTGCTCCGGCGTGACCAGCTCCAAGATAATCCGAGCCGAAATAATGTTCAGCGAGCGCCGTAGCCCTTCGCGCAGGGTCACCAGCCCACTGGAAGAGCCGTCATCATTCTGCGGGTTCCAGATGCTGGTATCAATGATGGCGTCCCCGGTGCTGGCCAGGGATTGGTTCAACAGCTGGGTGGAGACGGGGTAGCCGTTGTCAATAGCGGTCATATAAAGGATGGGTTTAAAGGTGGAGCCGGGCTGGCGCCGGGCTTGGATGGCGCGGTTGAAATAGTCAGGGAAGTCCATGCGGCCACCGATCATCGCCAGAATTTGACCGGTATCATTCTCCAGCAGTATGACGGCCCCCTGCACCAGCAGCCGGTCCTTCAAACGATCATCAATGGGTATCTCGCCCCGGATCATGGCCTTAACCGAATCCAACGGAAAAACGGTAGTGTCAATGATGCTGTAGATCAACGAGTCAGACGAGAGTAAGGACGCATTGAGTACCTGCTGGTTTTCCTGGATTTCCTCCTTGAATATCCGTTCGGCGATATCCTGCATCCGGGAATCCATGGTGGTATGGATTTCCAGTCCGTCCCGGTAGAGATTGATACCGAGCCGCTCGTCCTCCAGCTCCATCTGCCGACGCACGTGCTCCGTGAAGTAGGGGGCAAAGCCGGCCACCGCCGGCGGCCGTTTCACTTCAATGGGTTGATATCGGAACCGCTCATACTCCTCATTTTCGATAAACCCATTATCGACCATGGCATTCAGTACCAGGTTGCGCCGCTGAAAATTCCGCTCCGGGTGGGTGATGGGACTGTAGCTAGCTGGTGATGGGAGTACCCCGACGAGCATGGCCGCCTGATTCAGATTCAGATCCCGGGCGTCAATCCCAAAGAATTCCCGCGCCGCAGCCTGAATCCCGTAGGTGCCGTGGCCGAAATAGATCGAGTTGAGATACATCTCCAGGATTTCTTGCTTGGTGTAGGTGCGCTCGATCTGGATGGCGGTAAGCACCTCCCGGAGCTTGCGGGTGATAGTCTTGCGGAAGCCGATGGTATCATACAGGTTCCGAGCCAACTGCTGGGTGAGTGAACTGAAGCCTTGCCGGTAGCGCAGGCTGGCCAGGTTCACCAGTACCGCCCGGGCTACATCGCGCG
The Candidatus Neomarinimicrobiota bacterium DNA segment above includes these coding regions:
- a CDS encoding penicillin-binding protein 1A, translated to MRLTDNFKDDGTLTPEEGPATQTQDQQNGPTTTPINGWLRAFRNAFATLAIIGLVVMGYMWYLSRNLPSLWQLQDFSPAVATKIVSRDGKVITELFTQQRVLVPRSQMPLDVRNALISMEDKRFYDHWGVSTRDVARAVLVNLASLRYRQGFSSLTQQLARNLYDTIGFRKTITRKLREVLTAIQIERTYTKQEILEMYLNSIYFGHGTYGIQAAAREFFGIDARDLNLNQAAMLVGVLPSPASYSPITHPERNFQRRNLVLNAMVDNGFIENEEYERFRYQPIEVKRPPAVAGFAPYFTEHVRRQMELEDERLGINLYRDGLEIHTTMDSRMQDIAERIFKEEIQENQQVLNASLLSSDSLIYSIIDTTVFPLDSVKAMIRGEIPIDDRLKDRLLVQGAVILLENDTGQILAMIGGRMDFPDYFNRAIQARRQPGSTFKPILYMTAIDNGYPVSTQLLNQSLASTGDAIIDTSIWNPQNDDGSSSGLVTLREGLRRSLNIISARIILELVTPEQVVDMAKQLQITTPMRAVRAISLGTSEVLPIDITAAYAAVANRGVWVEPIAVTKVVDRRGKILREFIPERKEIIHEDKAYILLDLMKGVIDGGTGARIRWMYDFNRPAAGKTGTTDHWTDAWFVGFTPQLTAGVWVGVDDPRVSLGEERYGNIAALPIWARIMKEIYQTFDLPLVDWPMPDGVVVMDVCQVTKDRPTKYCPREKEIFLEGTEPPDECQVHTGLDTRPYRPDDDIFLN